CGCGACCGCGTTAATTTGGCCTTCCAGTAACAGGTCGACCGCGTGGCCGCCCAGCTGAGCCGCGTAGAAACGGTCGAACAGGATCGGCCGCCCGCCCCGCTGGGTGTGCCCGATCTTCCGGGTGAAGATCGCCGCCCGGGCCGACTCGTTCCGCCGGCGGTCGACGAAGTACGAGTCGCCGAGCCGCTGGATCAGGATCGCTCGCAGCGCCTCGGACGCCCCCGACAGGATCTTGTTCCCGGCCGGGTCGGTCGACCCGTACTCGGCCCCCAACTCGTTCCCGTGTTCGTCAGTCGCGCCCTCGCCGCAGACGATGACCGCGTGCTTTTGCAGGTCGTACACCTCGCGGACGCGGTGGACCAGCGTGTCGATGTCGAGCCGGTACTCGGGCACGAGTAGCAGGTCCGGGCGGCCGTACATGGCCCCCATCGCGATATACCCCGAGTGGCGGCCCATACACTCGACGATGGCGATCCGCCGGTGGCTCTCGGCCGTCGTGCGAATCCGCTGCACCCCGCTGGCCGCCACGAACACGGCCGTGGCGTACCCCGGGGTGACGTAGTTCACCATCTGGTCGAGGTCGAACCGCGCCCGGGACGGGCTGCGCGTGTACCAGTGCCCGCCGATTTCGGTCGCCCCCGCGGGCACGGTCCGCGAGTCGGCGCCCCCGACCGGGCCGTGCCGGACCCACTCGTCCGGTTCGACCGGGGTATTCAAGCCGAGGTCGTTGTCGATCGTCTTGGGCGCCAGGACCGTGGGCAGGCTGTTACTCAGAGCCTGCATCCCGTTCAAGGTGCCGTCCCCGCCGACGCAGATCAGGCCGTCGATCTGGAGCCGCTTGAGCCGGTCGGCAATTCCGTTGATGGCCTCGGTGTCCTCGCCGTCCACGTAATCCCGGCTCGCGCCGAGGATGGTCCCGCCCCGCGCGGGATCGAGTTCGGGGATCGTGCTAAAAAGCGGGTTCAGGTGGACGTGTGGAACCCGGGGGTTGGCCAGGCTGCTGAACCCCTTGATGAACCCGATCATCTCGACGCGGTGTTTGTTCGCGCGAGTGACCGCGCCGTACAGGGTCGCGTTCAGGGCGGGCGTATCCCCGCCAGCGGTCAAAATGCCGATCCGGCGCATCGCTCCTCCGGTATGGTGGTTTCAGAAAACCCCCCGGGCGGTTTCGATGACTAGGATACGAACTGTGGACGGGTCGTTCGCTCTACTCGGATGGATCAAGTTGGGCGGGGAGGAGTTGGGCCGAAATGGATTGGTACGAATACGAAGTCCGCGACCTCGAACAAATCACCCGGGCGAACGCGCCTCTACCGGACGCGATCGCCTTCTACGGCAGTTCGTCGATCCGCCTGTGGACGACGCTGGGCGACGACTTCCCGGACCTGCCGGTCGTCAACCTCGGCTTCGGCGGATCGACCCTGGAGGCGTGCGCTTATTTCTTCGACCGGCTCATCCCCCCGTGCCGCCCGCGGGCGATCGTCTTCTACGCCGGGGACAACGATCTGGGCGACGGCCGGTCCCCCGAGCAGGTACTCGACTCCTTCCGGTCACTGCGGAGCAAGGTCGTCGCGATCCCGGGCGGGGTCCGGTTCCTGTTCGTGTCGATCAAGCCGAGCCCGGCCCGGTGGCACCTCCGCGACCGGATCGTGAAAACCAACGACCTCGTCCGGGCCGAACTGGCGACGTGGCCCGAGGCCGGCTACGCGGACGTGTATCACCCGATGCTCGGCCCGGACGGGCGGCCGCGGCCGGAGTTGTTCGAGCCCGACATGCTTCACCTCAATCCCGCGGGGTATCGCCTCTGGACCGAGCGACTGTCCGCCGAGCGGGCAAAATTCACCTGACTTTCATCGATTTCGCTCTGGTACACGTCGTCCCGCCGGATACCTCTCACTTTGCACACAACAACGGCTGAGTCGGCGCGGGGCTCGCGGTTGGAGTCCCGGCTTCAGCCGGTTCGAGAAAACGCCGGCTGAAGCTCCTGAAACAGGGATTTCAGCGCAAAAAATGCCCCACGTCGGCCACAGCTCGGCAGTCGCGGAAACGCGCCCGACCCAAAACGGGGGTTCCAGCGCAATAAATGCAAAAAATGCTCCCTTGCGCCACGGCTCGACGGCCTCGTGGTAAGGCCTTCCACAGGCTGGTTGGAGTGGGTCAACTACCAACTGCCGAACGCCAAAAGCATGGGCTGTGGCCCCGTCCGAGAAGTTGGTAATAGACAGGACCGAAGCCGGGATTCTAACTGCGAGCCTCCGGGATGCACCGCGAATACCACCGTTGGTACAGCCCGTGGTTGCACCGGGACATGGAACTGCTCGTCCTGGGCCACGCCGGCGCCCGCGTTTTGGTGTTCCCGACGCGGGCCGGGCGGTTCTTCGATTACGAGAATTGGGGGTTGGCCGAGACCCTCCGCCCGAAGCTGGCCGGGGGCGAGTACCAACTCTTTTGCGTGGACAGCGTGGACGCGGAAAGTTTCTACGCCGAACACGCGGCCCCGGCCGACCGGATTCGGCGGCACGCCCGGTACGAAGAGTACCTGCTCCACGAAGTCGTCCCGTTCACTCTGAGTCGGAATCCGGACCCGCGTTTCGTCACGCACGGCTGCAGTATGGGGGCATACCACGCCGTCAATTTCGCGTTCCGCCACCCGCACCAGGTGAGCAAGGTCATCGCGCTAAGCGGGCGGTACGACCTGACCACCCCCGTCGGCGACTTCCGGGACTTGCTGGACGGGTATTACGACGAAACCGTCTACTACCACACGCCGAGCCACTTTGTCCCGAACCTGTGCGACGAACACATTCTCGGGCATCTGCGGCTGATGGAAGTGGTTTTGGCCGTCGGCGAGGCCGACCCGTTCGCCGAGAATAATCGTTGTCTGAGTGGGGCGCTGTGGGGGCGCGGCGTCTGGCACGCCCTCCGATTATGGCCCGGTCGCTCGCACAAACCGGCCGCGTGGACGCGGATGGTACGCGAATACTTTTGAGACCGCCCGACGAATACCGTCCCGATTTCCGAAGGGAAGCGATCGTACCGTTCCCCCCTGAAATCGGGACGCTCAGTCAGCTGCAAGATTGATGCGACTCGATACCTCCCGTCGGGCCGCCAGTCGAGGGTACGGGTGGTTCAACCAGACGGCACGTCCGTTCAACAGACGGCCGCCTTGTTCCCCCGTACCCTCTCTTCCCGACTCAGGCGACGGTCACCGCCTCCTGGTCAGAGCCTTGGTTCCCGGCCACGTCCGTCGCCCGGACGTTCACCTGGAAGCTGCCGGTGACGGCGGGCGGCAGGGAATACGACCACGTGGACCAGTCGCCCCCGGCCGAGGTGTCCGTCACCGCGAAGAACAACTCCGTGGCACTGGTGAAGTCTTGCGTCCCCTCGTCCCAGTACAGGCCGGTGCCGTTCACGTCTTGAATACTCACTTCGACCAGCGAGACACCCGACCCGCCGGCGTCATCGGCGGTCCCGTTGAGTCCGCCGGTCGAGGTGACATCCACCGCGACGACCGGGGCGGTGGTGTCGATCTCGATCGCCACATTCGTCGCCAGTGAGGCGGCCGACGAAATGGTCGGGTCGGCATCGTTCCCGGCGGCATCCCGAAGGGTTCCCGCGGTCACCGACAGGGAGACCGAGTCCAGGTCCGGGCTATTCTCCCCGGCGGCCACCGTGTACGTGCCGGTGAACACCGCGGCGTCCCCCGGGTCTTGCGTCAGGCTGACCGTCGCCCCCGTGTCCAACGTCAGGGTCAGTGTCGCGCCGGGAGACAGGTCGACGGTCTCGCTGAACGTGACCGTGATGTCGACCGAGTCGCCCGCTTTGAGGACCCCCGACGACGGGTTGGCCGTCACCGACACCACGCCCGGAGCGGTGGTATCGATGGCGATGTCCCGGCTCGCTGCCAGTGAACCGGGGCTGCCTGGGGCTGCCAGAGTCAGGTCGGCGGCGTTCCCGGCCGCGTCGGCGATTACGCCCCCGTTGAGGTCGAGAGCGGCCGCCGAGGCGTAGTCCAGTTTGGCCACATTTTCTCCGGCCTGAACCGTATACCGGAACGTCAGGGTGTCGGTCCCGCTGCCGCCGGTGTATTCCGCGGTCCCGCCGGAGTTCAGCGCCAGGGTCGGCGTGCCGCCGGAGGTATCGACCGTGACCGGTTCGCCGAATGCGACCAGGATGTCGATCACCGTTCCGGCCGCGTAAGACCCGTCCGGCGTCGCCCCCGTATCGACCGTCGCCCCGGTGACGGCCGGAGCAGTTTGGTCCGAGGTGATGGTGAAACTGGCGGCGCTGCTCGGGTTGCCGGCGAGGTCCACCGCGGCCCCGGCCGCGATTCCGATCGTGACCGACCCGTCGGCGGTCGGCGTCAGATCGAAGGTGTACGTGCGGCCGTCGACCTGGACGAAGTTAGACACAATGCCGTTGGTCGCGTCGATTCCGGTTTCGTCGAAGCCGGTGACGTCTTCCCCGAAGTCGATCGCGATGGAGATGGGGCTGGCGTTCGTCGGGTCCGTCGCGGAGGTCGTGACGGTCGGGGTCGGCGCGGTGGTGTCGACAACCAGGGTCAACCCGGCGGACGGACCACTCGTGTTCCCGGCCGCGTCGGTGGCCGTGGCGGTCACCGCGTACGTCCCGTCCCCCAACGGGGTGGCCGGGGAGAGAGTCCAATCCCCGCTCCCGTCGGCCACAACCGTCCCGAGGGAGGTCGGACCGGACCCGTTGTCGGCGAAGACTTCGACCGTGGCCCCGATCTCGGCGGTTCCCACAATCGTTGGGGCCGGGTTGTTAGTCACCCCGTCCGTGCTGGAATCGCCGGTGTCGGTCGCCGGATCGAGCCCGGTAATCGTCGGGGGCGCGGGGGCCGTGACGTCGTAGGTGACGGTCAGGGGGGCCGAGGCCGGATTCGGCTTCCCGAAGGCGTCCTGCGCGGCGCCCGCCAAGACGGACACGGTCACGTCGCCCTCGGCGCCCGGGGTGACATCGAACGTGTACGTCCGGGTGTCGACCGCGACGAAATTCGAGACCGCCCGTTGGTCACGTCGAGTCCGGTCTCGTCGAACCCGGTCACGTCCTCACTGAAAGTGACGACGAACGGGATCGGGGAAGCGTTCGTGGCCAGCCCTGCCGGAGACGTAACCGTCGCGGACGGGGCGAACCGCTCGGAGGTAATGTCGAATGTGCCAGCCACGTTCTGGTTCCCCGCCACGTCTGTTGCCGCGCCGGCAGGTACCGACACGGTGACCAGTCCGTCCCCCACCGGGGCAACGTCGAACGTGTACGTCCGGGCGTCGACCGCAACGAAATTCGAGACCGTCCCGTTGGTCACGTCGAGTCCGGTCTCATCGAACCCGGTCACGTCCTCACTGAAAGTGACGGTGAACGGGACGAGGGCTGCCGCCGTCGGGTCGAGTTCGGTGGTCGTGATCGCCACGGTCGGGGCCGTGGTGTCGGAAGTCACCGTGGCCGTGTTCGAGGCCAGGTTGTCGTTCCCCGCGGCGTCCGTGGCGGCGCCGGCCACGACCGTGACGGTCACGTCGCCGTCGGCGGCCGGGGCGACGTCGAACGTGTACGTCCGGGCGACGACCGCGACGAAATTCGAGACCGTCCCGTTGGTCACGTCGAGTCCGGTCTCGTCGAACCCGGTCACGTCCTCACTAAAGGTGACGGTGAACGGAATCGGGTTGGCGTTCGTCGGGCTCGCCGCCCCCGTGGCGACCGTGGCGGCCGGGGCCGTC
The DNA window shown above is from Fimbriiglobus ruber and carries:
- a CDS encoding 6-phosphofructokinase produces the protein MRRIGILTAGGDTPALNATLYGAVTRANKHRVEMIGFIKGFSSLANPRVPHVHLNPLFSTIPELDPARGGTILGASRDYVDGEDTEAINGIADRLKRLQIDGLICVGGDGTLNGMQALSNSLPTVLAPKTIDNDLGLNTPVEPDEWVRHGPVGGADSRTVPAGATEIGGHWYTRSPSRARFDLDQMVNYVTPGYATAVFVAASGVQRIRTTAESHRRIAIVECMGRHSGYIAMGAMYGRPDLLLVPEYRLDIDTLVHRVREVYDLQKHAVIVCGEGATDEHGNELGAEYGSTDPAGNKILSGASEALRAILIQRLGDSYFVDRRRNESARAAIFTRKIGHTQRGGRPILFDRFYAAQLGGHAVDLLLEGQINAVAALQWNRDRGFHLGQVMANDLRDRWGLIHARQIHPSFFDPVGLRPSQVGIDYLTPIFTNALGADDMEALLGNLFDPASLRIAYHSINTDIHKRIRYLQD
- a CDS encoding SGNH/GDSL hydrolase family protein, giving the protein MDWYEYEVRDLEQITRANAPLPDAIAFYGSSSIRLWTTLGDDFPDLPVVNLGFGGSTLEACAYFFDRLIPPCRPRAIVFYAGDNDLGDGRSPEQVLDSFRSLRSKVVAIPGGVRFLFVSIKPSPARWHLRDRIVKTNDLVRAELATWPEAGYADVYHPMLGPDGRPRPELFEPDMLHLNPAGYRLWTERLSAERAKFT
- a CDS encoding esterase family protein; translated protein: MHREYHRWYSPWLHRDMELLVLGHAGARVLVFPTRAGRFFDYENWGLAETLRPKLAGGEYQLFCVDSVDAESFYAEHAAPADRIRRHARYEEYLLHEVVPFTLSRNPDPRFVTHGCSMGAYHAVNFAFRHPHQVSKVIALSGRYDLTTPVGDFRDLLDGYYDETVYYHTPSHFVPNLCDEHILGHLRLMEVVLAVGEADPFAENNRCLSGALWGRGVWHALRLWPGRSHKPAAWTRMVREYF
- a CDS encoding Ig-like domain-containing protein, coding for MTVSVLAGAAQDAFGKPNPASAPLTVTYDVTAPAPPTITGLDPATDTGDSSTDGVTNNPAPTIVGTAEIGATVEVFADNGSGPTSLGTVVADGSGDWTLSPATPLGDGTYAVTATATDAAGNTSGPSAGLTLVVDTTAPTPTVTTSATDPTNASPISIAIDFGEDVTGFDETGIDATNGIVSNFVQVDGRTYTFDLTPTADGSVTIGIAAGAAVDLAGNPSSAASFTITSDQTAPAVTGATVDTGATPDGSYAAGTVIDILVAFGEPVTVDTSGGTPTLALNSGGTAEYTGGSGTDTLTFRYTVQAGENVAKLDYASAAALDLNGGVIADAAGNAADLTLAAPGSPGSLAASRDIAIDTTAPGVVSVTANPSSGVLKAGDSVDITVTFSETVDLSPGATLTLTLDTGATVSLTQDPGDAAVFTGTYTVAAGENSPDLDSVSLSVTAGTLRDAAGNDADPTISSAASLATNVAIEIDTTAPVVAVDVTSTGGLNGTADDAGGSGVSLVEVSIQDVNGTGLYWDEGTQDFTSATELFFAVTDTSAGGDWSTWSYSLPPAVTGSFQVNVRATDVAGNQGSDQEAVTVA